A region of bacterium DNA encodes the following proteins:
- a CDS encoding DSD1 family PLP-dependent enzyme — protein MTLDDVQTPALILNVDALERNLVRMASECAAAGIALRPHTKTHKSPWVSAKQIRLGAVGVCTAKLGEAEVMIKAGIPDVHLTTELTPFNMDRALDIAALARLSVVADSREMVDLMSTKTRAHGLTLTVLADVNVGQNRTGVEPGEPVLHVARRILDAPGLRFGGLQGYEGHCQHIRNPADRRLRAFEAYARLADTKALLLHHEIPVPVITTAGTGTYAAAIAHGTATEVQPGSYVVMDSDYGAVEGVGFEHALFILTTVVSSQRPDVEVVDAGNKTVSTDAGAPAVRDFPNATYKAHGDEHGRIAGLPSRHRPGDRLWLIPSHCDTTINLYDRYVLVRDDGRCLGELPIEGRGRSA, from the coding sequence ATGACCCTCGACGACGTCCAGACTCCCGCGCTGATCTTGAACGTGGATGCATTGGAGCGCAATCTCGTGCGCATGGCCTCGGAGTGCGCGGCCGCCGGGATCGCGCTCCGGCCACACACGAAAACGCACAAGAGCCCGTGGGTCTCCGCCAAACAGATCCGGCTCGGCGCGGTGGGGGTGTGCACCGCGAAGCTCGGCGAGGCCGAGGTGATGATCAAAGCGGGCATCCCGGACGTGCATCTGACCACGGAGTTGACCCCGTTCAACATGGACCGCGCACTGGATATCGCGGCGCTCGCCCGCCTCAGCGTGGTCGCGGACTCGCGCGAGATGGTCGACCTGATGTCGACGAAGACGCGCGCACACGGCCTCACCCTGACGGTGCTGGCGGACGTCAATGTCGGACAGAACCGGACCGGCGTCGAGCCGGGCGAGCCGGTGCTCCATGTCGCGCGCCGGATTCTCGACGCACCGGGGCTGCGCTTCGGCGGGTTGCAGGGCTACGAAGGACACTGCCAGCACATTCGCAACCCGGCGGACCGCCGGCTGCGCGCGTTCGAGGCGTACGCGCGGCTCGCGGACACCAAGGCCCTGCTGCTCCACCACGAGATCCCTGTGCCGGTGATCACCACCGCCGGCACGGGCACCTACGCGGCCGCCATCGCGCACGGCACGGCCACCGAGGTGCAGCCGGGTTCGTATGTCGTGATGGACAGCGACTACGGCGCGGTGGAGGGCGTGGGGTTCGAGCATGCGCTGTTCATTCTGACGACCGTGGTGAGCAGCCAGCGTCCGGACGTCGAGGTCGTCGACGCGGGGAACAAGACCGTCAGCACCGACGCGGGGGCCCCGGCGGTTCGAGACTTTCCGAACGCGACGTATAAGGCGCACGGCGACGAGCACGGCAGGATCGCGGGCCTGCCCTCGCGGCACAGGCCGGGCGACCGCCTCTGGCTGATCCCGAGCCACTGCGATACGACGATCAACCTGTACGACCGGTACGTCCTCGTGCGCGATGACGGACGCTGCCTCGGCGAACTGCCGATCGAGGGCCGGGGGCGGAGCGCCTGA
- a CDS encoding LLM class flavin-dependent oxidoreductase: MTAGLEFGLQFHLASTVERYTTPDLVSLGELAERLGFAQVWVTDNLGARNPFVVLAALAPRLGIKLGAAVAVPYFRNPVDLADTVATLSELVAGRELGLGLARGSLTKTPRYVRPSAPVAILEETSALLRRLLAGEGVRFSEYPALTSYFNLSPDGEGRLGMRPAGPVVLYGGGNGPRALAVAGRMMDGVIYGGSFVAAARAGMLAAALEIADRATGHAPRGARLRKVAEVNVALAADGAAARRYARPFAATVVNHLHATGWGPDQFGRLGVRADEVARLVAARRAGAADDTLAALVTDAMVDATLIAGDPGTCGPRLASVCAEAKRYGFDQIMWSKLGPDYREAVPLLAEALR, encoded by the coding sequence GTGACCGCGGGCCTCGAGTTCGGTCTTCAGTTCCACCTCGCCTCGACGGTGGAGCGCTACACGACACCCGATCTCGTGTCGCTCGGCGAGCTGGCGGAGCGTCTGGGATTTGCCCAGGTCTGGGTGACGGACAATCTCGGCGCGCGGAATCCGTTCGTGGTTCTCGCGGCGCTCGCGCCCCGCCTCGGCATCAAGCTCGGCGCCGCGGTCGCCGTCCCGTACTTCCGTAACCCCGTGGATCTGGCGGACACGGTCGCCACATTGAGCGAACTCGTCGCCGGCCGCGAGCTCGGTCTCGGTCTGGCCCGCGGCAGCCTCACGAAGACGCCGAGGTACGTCCGCCCGTCCGCTCCGGTCGCTATTCTTGAAGAGACGTCCGCCCTGTTGCGGCGGCTGCTGGCCGGCGAGGGGGTGCGGTTCTCCGAGTATCCCGCCCTGACGTCCTATTTCAACCTGTCACCGGACGGCGAGGGGCGCCTCGGCATGCGTCCGGCAGGGCCGGTCGTGTTGTACGGCGGCGGGAACGGGCCGCGGGCGCTCGCCGTGGCGGGGCGGATGATGGACGGCGTGATCTACGGCGGGTCGTTCGTCGCCGCCGCGCGCGCGGGCATGCTCGCCGCCGCGCTGGAGATTGCCGACCGCGCCACCGGCCACGCGCCCCGCGGCGCGCGCCTCCGGAAGGTCGCGGAGGTCAACGTCGCGCTTGCCGCGGACGGAGCGGCCGCCAGGCGGTACGCCCGGCCGTTCGCGGCCACGGTCGTCAATCATCTCCACGCGACCGGATGGGGCCCGGACCAGTTCGGCCGGCTGGGGGTGCGGGCTGATGAGGTCGCCCGGCTGGTCGCGGCCCGCCGCGCCGGAGCGGCGGATGATACGCTCGCGGCGTTGGTGACCGACGCGATGGTCGACGCGACGCTCATCGCCGGTGATCCCGGGACGTGCGGCCCGCGGCTCGCATCCGTCTGCGCGGAGGCGAAGAGGTACGGGTTCGACCAAATAATGTGGTCCAAGTTGGGCCCGGACTATCGAGAGGCGGTGCCCCTGCTCGCGGAGGCCCTGCGGTGA
- a CDS encoding Xaa-Pro peptidase family protein: protein MPVYEAKVPYDPEARRPWRWMPFPQGEYERRIAAVQARLKTEGLAALVAYSNGADRGNARYLVNFETNAGDTIVVVPADGAPMMTTNWLMHGEPMHTSIWTTWLDDVRGAERLGFSRSPETSVAGQAADRIHEARAAADRIGFAGSAIFPHTVMVALQERLPRATWIPADDLLMEVRAVKSPLEIEVMRRAARISGKMHEEALRTLAPGAREFDVASRAHAVAFAEGADALAFESAVATGPRAGLKHCAPTDRVMEPGDMVFLDMAATYHGYSADVSRSTVVGRPSAEQRRYLDTALEMFEAALATARPGVPVQDMIAAARAIAVRAGYEAEYMPKGFGHGLGCSLFERPSLRPSTTDILQPGNTFALEPMLIRMNAGTACVEETVLITPTGAEALSGCPLRVW, encoded by the coding sequence GTGCCGGTGTACGAAGCGAAGGTGCCGTATGATCCCGAGGCCCGCCGTCCGTGGCGGTGGATGCCGTTTCCGCAGGGCGAGTACGAGCGCCGGATCGCCGCCGTGCAGGCGCGCCTCAAGACGGAAGGCCTCGCGGCGCTCGTCGCCTATTCCAACGGCGCCGATCGGGGCAACGCGCGCTATCTCGTCAATTTCGAGACCAACGCCGGCGACACGATCGTCGTGGTGCCGGCCGACGGCGCGCCCATGATGACGACCAACTGGCTGATGCACGGCGAGCCGATGCATACGTCGATCTGGACGACGTGGCTCGACGACGTGCGAGGCGCCGAGCGGCTCGGCTTCAGCCGCAGTCCCGAGACCAGCGTCGCGGGGCAGGCCGCGGATCGGATTCACGAGGCCCGCGCCGCCGCCGATCGCATCGGGTTTGCCGGGTCGGCGATTTTCCCCCACACCGTCATGGTGGCGCTGCAGGAGCGCCTGCCCCGGGCGACGTGGATTCCCGCGGACGACCTGCTGATGGAGGTGCGCGCGGTCAAGTCTCCGCTCGAGATCGAGGTGATGCGGCGCGCCGCCCGGATCTCCGGAAAGATGCACGAAGAGGCGCTGCGGACGCTGGCGCCCGGCGCGCGCGAGTTCGACGTCGCGTCGCGCGCGCACGCCGTCGCGTTCGCGGAGGGCGCGGATGCGCTGGCCTTCGAGAGCGCCGTGGCCACCGGGCCGCGCGCCGGCCTCAAGCACTGCGCGCCCACGGACCGCGTGATGGAGCCGGGGGACATGGTGTTTCTCGACATGGCCGCCACCTACCACGGCTACTCCGCGGACGTATCGCGCTCGACGGTCGTCGGCCGCCCAAGCGCCGAGCAGCGCCGCTACCTCGACACCGCCCTCGAAATGTTCGAGGCGGCGCTGGCGACGGCCCGGCCCGGCGTTCCGGTTCAGGACATGATCGCGGCCGCCCGCGCCATCGCGGTGCGCGCCGGCTACGAAGCGGAGTATATGCCGAAGGGGTTCGGGCACGGGCTCGGCTGTTCGCTCTTCGAGCGGCCGTCGCTGCGGCCGTCGACGACGGATATCTTGCAACCCGGCAACACGTTCGCGCTCGAACCGATGCTGATCCGGATGAACGCCGGGACCGCGTGCGTCGAGGAGACGGTGCTCATCACGCCGACCGGCGCGGAGGCCCTCTCGGGCTGCCCGCTGCGCGTGTGGTAG